In the genome of Lacerta agilis isolate rLacAgi1 chromosome 2, rLacAgi1.pri, whole genome shotgun sequence, one region contains:
- the PCBD2 gene encoding pterin-4-alpha-carbinolamine dehydratase 2 isoform X2: MTRVALQAEKMNHHPEWFNVYNKVQITLISHDCGGMTKRDVKLAQFIDKAAASV, encoded by the exons ATGACTCGTGTTGCTCTTCAGGCTGAGAAGATGAATCACCACCCTGAGTGGTTTAATGTATACAATAAG GTCCAGATAACTCTCATTTCCCATGACTGCGGTGGAATGACGAAGCGAGATGTCAAGCTGGCTCAGTTTATTGACAAAGCTGCTGCATCTGTCTAA